One window from the genome of Rhodobacteraceae bacterium S2214 encodes:
- the xseA gene encoding exodeoxyribonuclease VII large subunit: MDLFDDEGPENEAGNNAPEFSVSEISGAVKKTIEGGFSHVRVRGEVGRVSRPRSGHLYLDLKDDKAVLAGIIWKGRAVALAQQPEEGMEVIATGKLTTFPGQSKYQMVIEDIAPAGAGALMAMLEKRKAALAAEGLFAPERKKELPYLPEVIGVVTSPSGAVIRDILHRLRDRFPRKVLVWPVAVQGQKSATEVARAIDGFNAMTPGGALPRPDLLIVARGGGSIEDLWGFNEEIVARAAAASDIPLISAVGHETDTTLIDFVSDMRAPTPTAAAELAVPVRLDLLAWVDQQGARLSRALSTGVTQRQQRVRDLGRALPKVETLVEGPRQRLDYLGERLPGALNAAAAKKRVALSNAGGALRPATLARGIAAERRRLDDLGGRLTPALQRKLNDKAQSFGQVVRGLQPRLVQGDVIRKGEQLTNLIGRLSDRASRQQSERQARLDALDRLRETLGYKETLKRGYAVVRGDGQVVTDTKAAKAARDLEVEFADGRVTLNSNPQGSLF, translated from the coding sequence ATGGACTTATTCGACGACGAAGGCCCCGAGAATGAAGCGGGCAACAATGCCCCGGAATTTTCGGTGTCCGAGATTTCGGGTGCGGTGAAGAAAACCATCGAAGGCGGGTTTTCGCATGTGCGGGTGCGGGGCGAAGTCGGACGCGTGTCGCGGCCGAGGTCGGGTCATCTGTATCTGGACCTGAAGGATGATAAGGCGGTGCTGGCCGGTATCATCTGGAAAGGCCGTGCTGTGGCATTGGCCCAGCAGCCCGAAGAAGGGATGGAGGTTATCGCGACTGGTAAACTGACCACATTCCCCGGTCAGTCGAAGTATCAAATGGTGATCGAAGACATCGCGCCTGCGGGTGCCGGTGCATTGATGGCCATGTTGGAAAAGCGCAAGGCGGCGTTGGCTGCGGAAGGGTTATTTGCCCCGGAGCGTAAGAAGGAACTGCCGTATCTGCCAGAGGTCATCGGCGTTGTAACATCCCCATCTGGCGCGGTTATTCGCGATATTCTGCATCGGTTACGGGATCGTTTCCCCCGCAAGGTGCTGGTCTGGCCTGTCGCGGTCCAAGGTCAGAAAAGTGCAACCGAGGTGGCACGCGCTATCGATGGTTTTAATGCCATGACACCGGGTGGGGCGCTGCCACGACCTGATCTTCTGATCGTCGCCCGTGGTGGTGGATCAATTGAGGACCTGTGGGGCTTTAACGAGGAAATTGTGGCACGCGCTGCGGCCGCGTCTGACATTCCGTTGATTTCCGCGGTGGGTCACGAAACGGATACCACGTTGATTGATTTCGTGTCCGATATGCGGGCACCGACGCCAACGGCGGCTGCGGAACTTGCGGTGCCAGTGCGGCTTGATCTGTTGGCTTGGGTGGATCAGCAGGGCGCACGTTTGAGCCGAGCGCTTTCGACTGGTGTGACGCAGCGCCAGCAACGGGTGCGCGATCTGGGGCGGGCATTGCCGAAGGTCGAAACCTTGGTCGAAGGACCACGGCAGCGCTTGGATTATTTGGGCGAACGTCTGCCTGGTGCGTTGAATGCGGCGGCGGCGAAGAAACGAGTCGCTTTGTCGAACGCTGGCGGGGCGTTGCGGCCCGCGACGCTGGCGCGTGGGATCGCGGCAGAACGGCGGCGCTTGGATGATCTTGGGGGGCGATTAACACCCGCATTGCAACGCAAACTGAACGATAAGGCACAATCTTTCGGGCAGGTCGTACGCGGACTGCAACCTCGTTTGGTGCAAGGCGACGTGATCCGCAAAGGCGAACAATTGACCAACCTCATTGGTCGTCTGTCGGATCGTGCGAGCCGCCAACAGTCTGAAAGACAAGCTAGATTGGACGCGTTGGACCGTCTGCGCGAAACCTTAGGGTATAAAGAAACGTTAAAACGTGGCTACGCCGTTGTACGCGGTGACGGGCAGGTTGTGACGGACACCAAAGCGGCGAAAGCTGCGCGTGATTTGGAGGTCGAATTTGCCGATGGCCGCGTGACGTTGAACAGCAATCCACAAGGGTCGTTGTTCTGA
- the ribB gene encoding 3,4-dihydroxy-2-butanone-4-phosphate synthase — protein MTLNFEEPGQVEKDWSEAISPIEEIIDDARNGRMFVLVDHEDRENEGDLVIPAQMATPDAVNFMATHGRGLICLTLTSERLDALDLPLMAAQNSSRHETAFTVSIEAREGVTTGISAADRARTVAVAIDAGKGAADIATPGHVFPLRARDGGVLVRAGHTEAAVDISRLAGLNPSGVICEIMKDDGEMARLPDLVSFAQLHGLKIGTISDLIAYRRRHDNLVKVQSEEVITSEFGGDWDMKVYSDQAHGDEHIVLTKGDITGDAPVLVRMHAMDPMLDVIGTGPKGRAAEFGHAMQAVADEGRGVVVLLRDTEMKLEVADDVSPKTLRQYGLGAQILSSLNLNKIELLTNSPTPKIVGLEAYGLEIVGTRKISELG, from the coding sequence ATGACGTTGAATTTTGAAGAACCGGGTCAGGTCGAAAAAGACTGGTCTGAAGCGATTTCACCCATCGAAGAAATCATCGACGACGCCCGCAATGGCCGGATGTTTGTGCTGGTGGATCATGAAGATCGCGAAAACGAAGGCGATCTGGTGATTCCTGCCCAAATGGCGACGCCGGACGCTGTGAATTTCATGGCGACCCACGGGCGTGGTTTGATTTGTTTGACACTGACGTCCGAACGTTTGGACGCGCTGGATTTGCCTTTGATGGCAGCACAGAATTCATCCCGTCATGAAACCGCCTTTACCGTCTCGATTGAAGCACGCGAGGGCGTGACGACAGGTATCTCTGCTGCCGATCGCGCCCGCACGGTCGCTGTGGCGATTGATGCTGGTAAAGGTGCCGCTGACATCGCGACACCGGGCCATGTGTTTCCGCTGCGGGCCCGCGATGGTGGTGTGCTGGTGCGTGCTGGCCATACCGAGGCAGCCGTTGATATTTCCCGCCTTGCTGGTCTGAACCCGTCTGGTGTGATTTGCGAGATCATGAAGGACGACGGCGAAATGGCGCGTCTGCCGGATCTGGTGTCTTTCGCGCAATTGCATGGGCTAAAGATCGGGACAATTTCCGATTTGATCGCGTATCGCCGTCGCCACGACAACCTTGTGAAGGTGCAGTCGGAAGAGGTGATCACCTCTGAATTTGGCGGTGATTGGGATATGAAAGTCTATTCCGATCAAGCTCATGGCGACGAACACATTGTGCTGACCAAGGGTGACATCACGGGTGACGCACCTGTTCTCGTGCGGATGCACGCAATGGACCCAATGTTGGACGTGATCGGCACCGGACCGAAAGGCCGCGCCGCCGAATTTGGTCACGCTATGCAAGCCGTTGCCGACGAAGGGCGTGGTGTTGTTGTGCTATTGCGCGATACGGAAATGAAGTTGGAAGTCGCAGATGATGTGTCGCCGAAAACCTTGCGGCAATACGGGCTTGGGGCGCAAATCCTGAGTTCTTTGAACCTGAACAAAATTGAACTGCTGACCAATTCACCGACGCCAAAGATCGTCGGGCTCGAGGCCTACGGCCTTGAAATCGTTGGTACACGCAAAATTTCGGAGCTTGGATAA
- a CDS encoding 6,7-dimethyl-8-ribityllumazine synthase, which translates to MAGPSHYIMPLPEFDKPVKVLIVASPYYKDLSDHQIAGAKAEIEKAGGTWDIVNVPGALEIPTAISIAERMSNFDGYVALGCVIRGETTHYDTVCNDSSRAIQLLGLQGVCIGNGILTVENYEQAQVRADPADQNKGGGAAAAALHLIELSRKWGRPDKGIGFTSDILLAQQGKTTA; encoded by the coding sequence ATGGCTGGACCGTCTCACTACATCATGCCGCTGCCGGAATTCGATAAGCCGGTGAAAGTTCTGATCGTCGCATCACCTTATTACAAGGACCTGTCCGACCATCAGATCGCGGGCGCGAAGGCCGAAATCGAAAAGGCTGGTGGCACGTGGGACATCGTGAACGTCCCCGGTGCGTTGGAAATTCCGACAGCGATTAGCATTGCCGAACGGATGAGCAATTTTGACGGCTACGTTGCCCTTGGCTGCGTGATCCGCGGTGAGACGACGCATTACGATACGGTCTGCAATGATAGTTCGCGGGCGATCCAGCTGCTTGGCTTGCAAGGCGTTTGCATCGGTAATGGTATCCTTACTGTTGAGAACTACGAACAAGCGCAGGTGCGTGCGGACCCCGCTGATCAAAACAAAGGTGGCGGTGCGGCCGCTGCGGCCTTGCACCTGATCGAACTCAGCCGTAAGTGGGGCCGTCCTGATAAGGGTATCGGGTTCACCAGCGACATTCTTCTCGCGCAGCAAGGCAAAACGACGGCATGA
- the nusB gene encoding transcription antitermination factor NusB, translating into MTISNNQRRKMKSAARLYAVQALFQMESSGQTVDQVMIEFKDHRFGEVFDDVEMQEGDVDTFHALMEYAVDNQAAIDQMTDRALVAKWPIGRIDPTLRALFRAAGAELSLKDTPPKVVIVEFVGVAEAFAPDSKESKFVNAVLDHMAREAQPDAF; encoded by the coding sequence ATGACCATTTCGAACAATCAACGGCGCAAGATGAAATCAGCGGCACGGCTTTACGCAGTGCAGGCGTTGTTTCAGATGGAATCGTCTGGTCAGACCGTTGATCAGGTGATGATCGAATTCAAAGACCATCGCTTTGGCGAGGTATTTGACGACGTTGAAATGCAAGAAGGTGACGTGGATACGTTCCATGCGCTGATGGAATATGCCGTTGATAATCAAGCGGCTATCGACCAGATGACCGACCGCGCCTTGGTTGCAAAATGGCCGATTGGCCGGATCGACCCGACATTGCGTGCTTTGTTCCGTGCCGCAGGTGCTGAACTCAGCCTGAAAGACACGCCGCCCAAGGTTGTGATCGTTGAATTTGTTGGCGTCGCCGAGGCGTTCGCGCCGGACAGCAAAGAATCCAAGTTTGTGAATGCTGTGCTGGACCACATGGCCCGCGAGGCCCAGCCGGACGCGTTCTAG
- a CDS encoding aggregation factor core — translation MRLPIIALSLFATSATAQGLTVQFQDGAPKDSITLLNAGCAITNATVTLDLNGSNGGLIFDTSAQGAGVEVFQPVEVLTENVTAGAVTDGDTTLDISVGMLPTDAMIRLTADLDDTIVGGRQITVSGSEIAGATVAVAVGDYVTQGVFGDDGLAYIDMTNASTGCLPS, via the coding sequence ATGCGTTTGCCGATCATCGCCCTTTCACTATTTGCGACCTCCGCCACAGCGCAGGGCCTGACAGTCCAGTTCCAAGATGGCGCACCAAAGGATAGCATCACATTGCTGAACGCTGGCTGCGCGATAACAAATGCGACCGTGACACTCGATTTAAACGGGTCCAATGGTGGCCTCATTTTCGATACAAGCGCACAAGGTGCCGGCGTTGAGGTCTTTCAACCCGTTGAAGTTTTGACCGAAAACGTCACGGCAGGTGCCGTGACAGACGGCGATACAACGCTGGATATTTCAGTGGGCATGCTGCCAACGGATGCGATGATCCGCCTCACAGCCGATCTTGACGACACCATTGTCGGCGGCCGTCAGATCACAGTGTCAGGGTCAGAAATCGCGGGCGCTACAGTTGCGGTCGCAGTGGGCGACTACGTGACACAAGGCGTGTTTGGTGATGATGGTCTAGCTTATATCGACATGACAAACGCATCGACAGGCTGTTTGCCAAGCTGA
- a CDS encoding SRPBCC domain-containing protein, translating to MTTLQKTIYLKADKEKVWEYLTDPEKLAIWFHKPAKPLAAGDYEMFGVESGDRLMWGDVLISEPFDRLRYTFTIGPLGDATSTVTWTLTDVPGGTRLALLHEGLPESEDAFGLTLALDKGWDDHLARLREDAHQAG from the coding sequence ATGACAACCTTACAAAAGACCATCTATCTCAAGGCCGACAAAGAAAAAGTTTGGGAATACCTTACTGATCCCGAAAAACTGGCGATTTGGTTCCATAAACCTGCAAAGCCGTTGGCCGCGGGTGATTATGAAATGTTTGGTGTCGAAAGCGGAGATCGGTTGATGTGGGGCGACGTGCTTATCTCTGAACCCTTTGATAGGCTGCGCTATACATTTACAATCGGGCCATTGGGCGACGCGACTAGCACTGTTACATGGACCCTAACGGATGTTCCGGGCGGCACACGCCTTGCGCTGCTGCATGAAGGCCTACCAGAAAGCGAAGACGCGTTTGGCCTGACCTTGGCCCTTGATAAAGGCTGGGACGATCACCTCGCGCGTTTGCGTGAAGATGCACATCAGGCTGGTTAA
- a CDS encoding metalloregulator ArsR/SmtB family transcription factor, producing the protein MSQLAFRALADPTRRAIVMHLRGGDMTIAQLSENFDMTRAAVKKHLTILAEAGLISTRPEGRERYNTFEPSGLGPIRDWISDFDAFWDDRLDSLKTAIEKDTP; encoded by the coding sequence ATGTCACAACTCGCTTTTCGCGCCCTCGCTGACCCGACACGTCGTGCCATCGTGATGCATTTACGTGGCGGCGACATGACGATCGCACAGCTGTCTGAAAATTTCGACATGACGCGTGCTGCCGTCAAAAAACATCTGACCATCCTCGCAGAGGCGGGTCTGATCTCGACCCGACCAGAGGGCCGCGAGCGATACAACACTTTTGAACCCAGCGGTCTGGGACCGATCCGTGACTGGATCAGCGACTTTGACGCCTTCTGGGACGACCGTCTCGATAGTTTGAAGACTGCCATTGAAAAGGACACACCATGA
- a CDS encoding DUF481 domain-containing protein, which produces MKTNIFILAAAAALTANAGFAQTSAFNNQDRTSDAVEDLQEQINDDAERDTFTFGTEGREVGAYGSLSLRGTSTSEDGDTSSDLGIGLRYGTFDGVNGIDATASFVYGEDNGTETENQLLAGIDYRRNFGDAFFGFAKADLAFDRLADTTGETSQDIFVGAGVGYRILNDNISQWSVQAGPGYRIADVVGEERVEEAAAAVSSNYFRSLTDTSYVTNDTDVIYSEFSTTLSNELALNVAITDQMVLRTSLATAFDDATDEEIGDAKNTFGVSVVYNFN; this is translated from the coding sequence ATGAAAACGAATATTTTTATCTTAGCCGCTGCCGCTGCTTTGACTGCAAACGCCGGTTTCGCACAGACATCTGCGTTCAATAACCAAGACCGTACATCAGACGCCGTAGAAGACCTGCAAGAACAGATCAATGACGACGCAGAACGCGACACATTTACATTCGGGACCGAAGGCCGTGAAGTCGGCGCATACGGGTCCTTGTCCCTGCGCGGCACATCAACATCCGAAGATGGCGACACGTCATCCGATCTGGGTATTGGCTTGCGCTACGGCACATTCGACGGCGTAAACGGCATCGACGCAACAGCGAGCTTCGTCTACGGCGAAGACAACGGCACAGAAACAGAAAACCAATTGCTGGCAGGTATTGATTACCGCCGCAACTTTGGCGACGCATTCTTTGGCTTCGCAAAAGCCGACCTTGCGTTTGACCGTTTGGCAGACACAACGGGTGAAACATCACAGGACATCTTCGTTGGTGCCGGTGTTGGTTACCGCATCCTAAACGACAACATTTCCCAGTGGTCTGTTCAAGCGGGTCCAGGTTACCGGATCGCGGATGTCGTTGGTGAAGAGCGCGTTGAAGAAGCCGCTGCTGCCGTTTCTTCTAACTATTTCCGCAGCTTGACTGACACAAGCTACGTCACAAACGACACAGATGTGATCTATTCTGAGTTCTCAACAACATTGTCCAACGAATTGGCATTGAACGTTGCGATCACAGATCAAATGGTTCTGCGTACAAGCCTCGCAACAGCGTTTGACGATGCAACAGACGAAGAAATTGGCGACGCGAAAAACACGTTCGGTGTTTCTGTCGTCTACAACTTCAACTAA
- a CDS encoding LysR family transcriptional regulator encodes MDITLLKTFLEVAATGSFVSASDRLFVTQSAVSLRVQRLEDSLGKPLFTRSKAGAELTPAGREFERYALSMIRVWEEARQQVAIPEGFTRSISIGAQYSLWPRLGFRWIDQMQSAMPDLNIRAELGMPDRLTRFLIEGITQIGLLYTPQLRPGLSADMVLEEELVLVASWKGATCDGLTGRYVFVDWGPEFIGAHAIALPDLTNPGLTFSLGAMVAEYVINRQAAAYLPARYVKKYLDSGDLHLVADAPRFPYPVWAVWRTDMDKDVRDMALSRLNLVSSHAEADGDAVLSQLAVLNGDETAEILGEKNDVDDIRS; translated from the coding sequence ATGGATATTACGCTGCTCAAAACCTTTCTCGAAGTTGCTGCAACTGGTTCGTTCGTGTCGGCGTCGGACCGACTATTTGTCACCCAATCTGCAGTGTCTTTGCGTGTTCAACGTCTTGAAGATTCGCTTGGCAAACCGCTGTTTACGCGATCCAAAGCCGGTGCAGAACTAACGCCAGCGGGGCGTGAATTCGAACGTTACGCTTTGTCGATGATACGGGTCTGGGAAGAAGCGCGCCAGCAAGTCGCAATACCCGAAGGGTTCACGCGCAGCATTTCCATCGGGGCACAGTATTCGCTTTGGCCACGGCTGGGGTTTCGGTGGATCGACCAAATGCAATCGGCGATGCCGGATCTCAACATCAGGGCGGAACTTGGGATGCCAGATCGACTCACGCGGTTCCTGATCGAAGGGATCACGCAGATCGGCCTGCTCTATACCCCGCAACTTAGACCCGGATTATCCGCCGATATGGTGCTGGAAGAAGAACTCGTGCTCGTCGCGTCGTGGAAAGGCGCGACATGCGACGGACTGACCGGGCGATATGTGTTCGTCGATTGGGGCCCGGAATTTATCGGAGCCCATGCCATCGCACTGCCTGATCTAACGAATCCAGGGCTTACGTTTTCGCTGGGGGCGATGGTTGCGGAATACGTCATCAACCGCCAAGCCGCAGCTTACCTACCGGCGCGCTACGTCAAAAAGTATCTCGACAGCGGCGATTTGCATCTTGTCGCCGATGCCCCTCGCTTCCCCTACCCTGTCTGGGCGGTCTGGCGTACAGACATGGATAAAGACGTCCGCGACATGGCGCTTTCCAGGTTGAACTTGGTTTCGTCGCATGCCGAAGCAGACGGTGACGCTGTTCTTAGTCAGCTTGCTGTACTTAACGGTGATGAAACAGCAGAGATTCTAGGGGAAAAAAACGATGTGGACGACATCCGCTCATAG
- a CDS encoding MmcB family DNA repair protein: MYDEASQTPLMPGQLLARGVSRHMRSHDFVSVEELVPTSGLRVDVMALGPKGEIWIIECKSSRADFQSDHKWEGYLPWCDRFFWAVDTDFPTELLPDDTGLIIADGYDAEIIRMSPETKLAPARRKVMIQKFARHAAVRAQAARDPGLALPGAMRG; the protein is encoded by the coding sequence ATGTATGATGAAGCCTCCCAAACACCGCTGATGCCCGGTCAATTGCTAGCCCGTGGGGTCAGCCGCCATATGCGAAGCCATGATTTTGTAAGCGTGGAAGAACTAGTGCCGACCAGCGGTCTGCGTGTTGACGTTATGGCGCTTGGCCCGAAAGGCGAAATTTGGATCATCGAATGCAAATCATCCCGTGCTGATTTTCAATCCGACCACAAATGGGAAGGATATCTGCCGTGGTGTGATCGATTCTTTTGGGCCGTCGATACCGATTTCCCAACAGAGCTGTTGCCAGACGACACTGGGCTCATCATCGCAGATGGGTATGACGCCGAAATCATCCGGATGAGCCCGGAAACCAAGCTGGCACCGGCCCGTCGAAAAGTCATGATCCAGAAATTTGCACGACATGCCGCCGTGCGGGCGCAAGCCGCGCGTGATCCGGGGCTTGCGTTACCGGGTGCTATGCGCGGCTAG
- a CDS encoding YeeE/YedE family protein, which yields MLDAWGDANMAAVVGLFGGVLLGLAARLGRFCTLGAIEDVLYGGNDSRLRIWIAAIGFAIIGSFGLMAAGLFDPAASFYVGQTWSPVASIAGGLLFGYGMALAGNCGFTALARLGGGDLRSFVIVVVMGLAAFATLSGPLAWIRVYLFPAPETAAAPNGIAHLIGAATGISIPLIGVIIGVAAVAFALSNQAFRADRMNIFWSIVIALAVASAWAGMSFINRTGFDDLAIVSHTFSVPIGETMLYGMTASGQSLSFGIGSVVGVWVGAFIGSLMKGHFRWEACEDPRELRRQIFGATMMGVGAVVAIGCSIGQGLSAFSILSFSAPVTFAAIFAGAALGLRQLIVGFSAA from the coding sequence ATGCTTGACGCATGGGGGGATGCAAATATGGCCGCGGTTGTCGGCCTGTTTGGTGGTGTTTTGCTAGGGCTCGCTGCCCGTTTGGGCCGCTTTTGTACGCTTGGGGCCATCGAAGACGTACTGTACGGCGGCAACGATTCGCGCCTGCGCATCTGGATTGCAGCAATCGGTTTCGCAATTATCGGCAGTTTTGGATTGATGGCTGCAGGCCTGTTCGATCCGGCAGCATCTTTTTATGTCGGGCAGACGTGGTCCCCCGTTGCAAGCATCGCAGGTGGGCTATTGTTCGGTTACGGCATGGCGCTTGCGGGCAACTGTGGTTTTACAGCCCTCGCCCGTCTTGGTGGCGGTGATCTGCGGTCGTTCGTGATTGTTGTCGTCATGGGGCTTGCTGCGTTTGCGACATTATCGGGACCACTGGCATGGATACGCGTGTACCTTTTCCCCGCACCTGAAACCGCAGCCGCGCCAAATGGCATTGCCCATTTGATCGGGGCGGCAACAGGCATTTCGATACCTCTGATCGGCGTCATCATTGGCGTGGCAGCCGTGGCCTTTGCCCTGTCAAATCAGGCCTTTCGTGCGGATCGCATGAACATCTTCTGGAGCATCGTTATCGCGCTTGCAGTCGCGTCCGCTTGGGCCGGCATGAGCTTTATCAACCGTACCGGTTTTGACGATCTGGCAATTGTTTCGCATACCTTTTCCGTGCCGATCGGTGAAACGATGCTTTATGGAATGACTGCATCGGGCCAAAGCCTGTCGTTTGGTATCGGGTCCGTCGTAGGTGTCTGGGTTGGCGCGTTCATCGGTAGCCTGATGAAGGGCCATTTCCGGTGGGAAGCCTGTGAAGATCCCCGCGAATTGCGCCGTCAAATATTTGGCGCAACGATGATGGGCGTGGGGGCCGTCGTGGCTATAGGGTGCAGCATCGGGCAAGGCCTATCCGCCTTTTCGATCCTGTCATTCAGCGCGCCTGTTACCTTCGCCGCCATTTTTGCAGGGGCCGCATTGGGCCTACGTCAACTTATCGTTGGTTTTTCCGCAGCCTAA
- a CDS encoding metalloregulator ArsR/SmtB family transcription factor: MTLPVFHPDMDPEELDRMMDNATTATNYLKAISHEGRLMILCHLATGEKSVTELEELLSARQAAVSQQLGRLRLEGLVTPRREGKTIYYSLSDERSRRVLGLVYELFCNKD, translated from the coding sequence ATGACCCTCCCCGTGTTTCATCCAGACATGGATCCAGAAGAACTGGATCGGATGATGGATAATGCCACCACCGCGACAAATTACCTGAAGGCAATCAGCCACGAAGGTCGATTGATGATTCTGTGCCACCTCGCAACAGGCGAGAAATCGGTCACAGAACTCGAAGAGTTGCTATCTGCCCGACAGGCAGCCGTGTCACAACAGCTTGGGCGTTTACGCCTCGAAGGACTGGTGACGCCGCGCCGCGAAGGCAAGACGATTTATTATAGCCTATCAGACGAACGATCCCGCAGGGTTCTCGGACTGGTGTACGAGCTGTTTTGCAACAAAGACTAA
- a CDS encoding cytochrome c biogenesis protein CcdA: MLDVTFLGAAMAGLLSFFTPCVLPMVPFYLCYMAGLSMNELRDDIDITAGAQRRLIISAIFFALGVTTIFVLLGMGATALGQVFGAWRDALTYAAAGLLFMFGLHFLGVVRIPLLYREAKIESTAEPTTIIGAYLMGLAFGFGWTPCVGPALAAILMVASGMGDVWRGGLLLFVYGLAMTAPFIIAALFARPFLGWVQRNRKYMVHVEKVMGAMLILFAILIATNSVNYIAQWMINVFPAFTNFG, from the coding sequence ATGCTAGATGTAACATTCTTGGGCGCTGCAATGGCGGGCCTGCTATCGTTCTTTACGCCGTGCGTGTTACCGATGGTGCCGTTTTACCTGTGCTACATGGCTGGTTTGTCGATGAACGAACTGCGCGATGACATTGATATTACGGCAGGTGCCCAGCGTCGTTTGATCATCTCTGCCATCTTCTTTGCGTTGGGTGTGACGACGATTTTTGTGCTGTTGGGCATGGGGGCAACCGCACTTGGGCAGGTGTTTGGGGCTTGGCGCGATGCATTGACCTATGCAGCGGCGGGTTTGCTTTTCATGTTTGGATTGCACTTTCTCGGCGTCGTCCGCATCCCGTTGCTTTACCGCGAGGCCAAGATCGAAAGCACGGCAGAGCCGACGACTATCATCGGTGCATACCTGATGGGGCTCGCGTTTGGTTTTGGCTGGACGCCCTGCGTTGGTCCGGCATTGGCCGCGATTTTGATGGTCGCAAGCGGTATGGGCGATGTGTGGCGGGGTGGGCTGCTGCTGTTTGTTTATGGTCTCGCGATGACGGCGCCATTTATCATTGCGGCATTGTTTGCGCGGCCATTCTTGGGCTGGGTGCAGCGTAACCGCAAATACATGGTCCACGTGGAAAAAGTGATGGGCGCGATGTTGATCCTTTTCGCGATCCTGATTGCCACCAATTCGGTCAACTACATTGCCCAATGGATGATCAACGTCTTTCCGGCATTTACGAACTTTGGATAG
- a CDS encoding thioredoxin family protein, with product MFLRHILSFAFAVSALPALAVTLGDDGLHKTDWMRETFLDLREDLEEANAEGKRLMVMIEQRGCIYCTKMHEEVFPDPEVTATIEDAFFVVQLNLYGDREVVDFDGVAMSEKDLARRWNAMFTPMVMFFPSEVPVGVQGNVAAVATMPGAFGRGTTLDMLTWVRDEGYLGDEAFQRYHARMIEERSAAQ from the coding sequence ATGTTTTTACGTCACATTCTAAGCTTTGCCTTCGCGGTTTCAGCGCTACCCGCGCTGGCGGTCACCTTAGGCGACGATGGTTTGCACAAGACGGATTGGATGCGCGAAACCTTCCTAGATTTGCGCGAAGATCTGGAAGAGGCGAACGCCGAAGGCAAGCGTTTGATGGTCATGATCGAACAGCGCGGATGCATCTATTGCACGAAAATGCACGAAGAAGTTTTCCCAGATCCAGAGGTTACGGCCACCATCGAAGACGCGTTTTTTGTGGTCCAATTGAACCTGTATGGCGACCGCGAAGTTGTGGATTTCGACGGGGTGGCGATGTCCGAAAAGGACCTCGCGCGGCGGTGGAATGCCATGTTCACGCCGATGGTGATGTTCTTTCCGTCAGAGGTCCCAGTAGGGGTGCAAGGTAACGTGGCAGCGGTCGCGACAATGCCAGGTGCATTTGGCCGTGGAACCACGTTGGATATGCTCACTTGGGTGCGGGACGAAGGGTATTTAGGCGATGAAGCCTTTCAACGATATCACGCACGGATGATCGAAGAACGCTCTGCGGCCCAATAA
- the soxX gene encoding sulfur oxidation c-type cytochrome SoxX — translation MKQIVCIGLSVVLATSAIAENVAPDDVVYGEYGDVTASLSGTAGDPAAGREIMIARGKGNCIACHAVTELMDQPFHGEVGPMLDGAGDRWTAAELRGLVANAKMTFEGTVMPAFYKTSGFNRPGDAYTGKAAEGELSPLLTAQEIEDVVAYLQTLTE, via the coding sequence ATGAAGCAGATCGTTTGTATCGGCTTAAGCGTCGTGCTTGCCACGTCGGCCATTGCTGAAAATGTAGCCCCAGATGATGTCGTTTACGGCGAATACGGTGATGTCACCGCGTCGCTGAGCGGGACAGCGGGAGACCCCGCAGCGGGTCGCGAAATTATGATTGCGCGGGGCAAGGGCAATTGCATTGCTTGCCATGCCGTCACCGAACTGATGGATCAACCGTTCCACGGTGAAGTTGGCCCAATGCTGGACGGGGCTGGTGATCGGTGGACCGCCGCAGAACTGCGCGGTTTGGTGGCCAACGCGAAGATGACGTTCGAAGGCACGGTCATGCCAGCCTTCTACAAAACCAGTGGCTTTAACCGCCCGGGTGATGCGTACACAGGCAAAGCAGCCGAAGGTGAACTTTCACCGCTGCTGACCGCCCAAGAAATCGAAGATGTTGTGGCGTATCTGCAAACTCTTACCGAGTGA